Proteins co-encoded in one Periophthalmus magnuspinnatus isolate fPerMag1 chromosome 20, fPerMag1.2.pri, whole genome shotgun sequence genomic window:
- the unm_hu7910 gene encoding trichohyalin isoform X3 gives MTQRRNSKSQGKRDVKSSFSKNGRSSESGDASPGAGQSSGPARSWFSLVVVLALIGLWSSMAVVYFDVVDYDSVLGKLSAYDSDGDGDFDLEDAKVLLDETRPGPNSTERSLRGVRLRSALKQELRDLHRAMEAKRLTEILLTAFREALKDEKEEQRRERGEGRQGERRRTGGEREQTADKPIQREEIPEEIDEKFESPGKGKTRRHFLEKQQKTVTMEKEKKDNGTREETRKIQMDKGQSQVTREGTFKRVEHEEVGKLFKETEKMKAQEKEMGKVKDKIKMTVSEKGQIMRSKRADEERESIKLKEKDRLTKETEVKEKAEKEQASQIKDTLQQKQLKMPESLIKMKLAEEERTVKGKEEKPIKADVRAKTQQEIKGSLTKDTIKMDQIDHKIIKEQVAKIIVEERKFAAEKERKDEQKQRELDKRGKETEEKNKIAELKEKEAKVQVERRQSDKMEKERVAKEEAKNIDAEREQEKEKIVGQKIEVKQAELKESTEQNIKLEHETRERAEKDRIEISLASKKQEEILKKQMEEEMMAREVSVKLEQERIKKPQIEAKVKATLERQKSDKQNGTDIKKEKIELEKKVEIEKGEREQLKINKQAEDERETTKEQMAKRISERVLKSEKQKQEMAEEKIAQDLMDQHKIENERLQQRPVLKMPTSKENAQMEQQIRAKLPHKHTEATQKIATEQVTKLERADAEKVQAEKELAAKKQLEKVEKDKIEQDQIKKAEAEKESEVIAVKEVLAKENSEMEPKKMIQKTGSEAGKAGKVLETKLRIPEAQSQIGQKMVTFTDEKLKMKMAEGDGLTRQKEMVKKIIGEREVKEQNATKDVKLQQAEKGRDKTGILRPAEAAVTKSTTVKTAQDQGHVTKEQNAAKLVPKAENEQTRAAILGQAKRVVSPAQTVKKIEELVPIVTKEELKYKQTEPEVSKLQTQKAAILGQPERIVTKAPLLKTIVGQGQVMKLQKANQVNLQKPLIQQERVTSGQTEKVQTKAAILEQAGNIVAQTTTVKKVGQEQLVREHDATKLNLKKDQIQQGKTVTLQQTESVQTKVSFLGQAGKVVKPPMVKKLTGQEQLVKDQNATKLVTKAVNEQIQQEKMKLQQPKEDILGQAKKVVTPGQMVKSQMDEERLVKDTSAETRTRAEAKQATPDIWGQAGRVVNKEQEIKKILAKEPVVRAETIPMKPAILGQAGRVVAQRVSEQQKQAAAATGARPEAKQATSAILGQAGRVVAKEQEVKKFVAKEPVVRAETIPMKPAILGQAGGVVAQRVSEQQKQAAAATGARPEAKQATSAILGQAGRVVAKEQEVKKFVAKEPVVRAETIPMKPAILGQAGGVVAQRVSEQQKQAAAATGARPEAKQATSAILGQAGRVVAKEQEVKMFVAKEPVVRAEIKPMKSAILGQAGGVVAKEQEVKKIVGKEPVVSAETIPMKSAILGQAGGVAAQRVSEQQKQAAADMGTRPEAKQATSAILGQAGRVVTKGEEIKKIVGKEPVVGAGTKPMKLAILGQAGGVVAKGVSEQQKQAAADTGTKAEVKQATSAILGPAGRVVADLEAKKIVAKEPLVRAETIPKKSAILGQAGGVVAQRVSEQPKQAAAATGARPEAKQATSAILGQAGRVVAKEQEVKKFIAKEPVVRAEIKSMKSAILGQAGRVVAKGMSEQQNVDKIAKTKAEQESLIKLQSVKEQTKMDALKLAPKDNVKKQMVETIVESQQAVKSQQPDKGQPKADILKQAQKEVTKAQPVKMIVGQEINQKVQVINNKPQKEMTKEFTTYKERDAKVGATITTIGETQVVKEREQIKAGILGLAKKEASKEQPSKTIVGVRTVMVQEKPNSTKLLSKTKIEPTGQGQMGKRQDAINERGTAAILGLAKGQTVKKMVEQEQMVKLYQGGKDQTKADILKPIGKEIVNKMIGQNKQNATKPVSKVQLSEQVQGAVKEQEKADILGKGEKIVAKGPVVMVHSKSKSEMVKLRQTEKDRLVREMTAILEKQPEKEVTKKQVVQKVITQEQLKVEKVPAKAAILKQIKSK, from the exons ATGACGCAGCGAAGAAACTCCAAAAGCCAAGGGAAAAGAG ATGTGAAGTCCTCCTTCAGTAAAAATGGCCGCTCGTCTGAGTCCGGAGATGCCTCCCCTGGTGCAGGTCAGTCCTCTGGTCCGGccaggtcctggttcagtctggttgtAGTCCTAGCTCTGATTGGGCTCTGGAGCTCCATGGCGGTGGTCTACTTCGACGTGGTGGACTATGACAGCGTTCTGG GTAAATTGTCAGCCTATGATTCTGATGGAGATGGAGACTTTGACCTGGAGGACGCCAAAGTTCTGCttg ACGAGACGCGACCAGGGCCCAACTCTACAG AGCGCTCCCTCCGCGGCGTGAGGCTCAGATCAGCTCTGAAACAGGAGCTGCGAGACCTGCACCGAGCAATGGAAGCCAAGAGACTCACAGAAATCCTCCTGACAGCGTTCAGAGAGGCACTAAAGGACgaaaaggaggagcagaggagggaaagaggagaggggaggcaaggagagaggaggaggacgggaggagagagggagcaaacCGCCGACAAGCCAATCCAACGAGAAGAAATACCAGAGGAAATTGATGAAAAATTTGAGAGCCCGGGGAAAGGGAAAACTAGACGACATTTTCtagaaaagcaacaaaaaactgtcactatggaaaaggagaagaaggaTAATGGGACCAGGGAAGAGACGAGAAAGATCCAAATGGATAAAGGACAAAGCCAAGTCACAAGAGAAGGGACGTTCAAGAGAGTGGAGCACGAAGAGGTTGGAAAACTGTTCaaagaaactgaaaaaatgaaagcacaAGAAAAGGAGATGGGTAAAGTTAAGGACAAAATCAAGATGACCGTGTCTGAAAAAGGACAGATTATGAGATCAAAACGTGCTGATGAAGAGAGAGAATCAattaaactaaaagaaaaagatCGGCTGACTAAAGAGACGGAGGTAAAGGAGAAAGCTGAAAAAGAACAAGCATCTCAAATAAAGGACACATTACAACAGAAACAGTTGAAAATGCCAGAATCGCTCATAAAAATGAAACTCGCTGAAGAAGAGAGGACCGTTaagggaaaggaggagaagcCAATCAAAGCAGACGTAAGAGCCAAAACTCAACAAGAGATCAAAGGCAGTTTGACCAAAGATACAATCAAAATGGACCAGATTGACCACAAAATTATAAAAGAGCAGGTAGCAAAAATTATTGTGGAGGAGAGAAAGTTTGCAGCtgaaaaggaaagaaaggatgaacaaaaacaaagggaACTAGACAAAcgggggaaagagacagaggagaaaaacaaaattgcCGAACTGAAGGAAAAGGAAGCTAAAGTTCAGGTGGAAAGACGACAGAGTGACAAAATGGAGAAGGAACGCGTGGCGAAAGAGGAGGCAAAGAACATAGATGCTGAAAGagaacaagaaaaagaaaagatagTTGGTCAAAAAATTGAAGTGAAACAGGCTGAACTAAAAGAAAGCACagaacaaaacatcaaattggAACATGAGACCAGGGAGAGAGCTGAAAAAGACAGGATTGAAATCAGTTTGGCTTCTAAAAAACAAGAggaaatactgaaaaaacagaTGGAAGAGGAGATGATGGCGAGAGAGGTATCGGTTAAATTAGAGCAAGAACGAATAAAAAAACCTCAGATAGAAGCCAAAGTAAAAGCGACACTTGAACGACAAAAAAGTGACAAACAAAATGGAACTGATATAAAAAAAGAGAAGATTGAGTTAGAGAAAAAAGTGGAAattgaaaaaggagagagagaacaactgAAAATTAATAAACAggcagaggatgagagagaaacTACTAAAGAACAGATGGCAAAACGGATAAGTGAAAGAGTGctcaaatctgaaaaacaaaaacaagagatGGCTGAGGAGAAGATCGCACAGGATTTGATGGATCAGCACAAAATTGAGAATGAAAGACTTCAACAAAGGCCAGTTCTAAAAATGCCAACTTCTaaagaaaatgcacaaatgGAGCAACAAATCAGAGCAAAATTaccacataaacacactgaagcaACACAAAAAATAGCTACTGAACAGGTGACGAAATTAGAAAGAGCAGATGCAGAAAAAGTGCAGGCTGAGAAAGAGTTGGCGGCTAAAAAACAATTGGAAAAAGTGGAAAAGGACAAGATCGAACAAGACCAAATTAAAAAGGCTGAAGCAGAAAAGGAATCTGAAGTTATAGCTGTGAAAGAAGTTTTGGCAAAAGAGAATTCTGAAATGGAACCTAAAAAGATGATTCAAAAGACTGGATCAGAAGCAGGGAAAGCAGGGAAAGTATTGGAGACAAAACTGAGGATTCCTGAAGCACAGAGTCAAATCGGACAAAAAATGGTTACATTTACAGATGAAAAACTGAAGATGAAAATGGCAGAAGGAGATGGACTAACAAGACAAAAAGAAATGGTTAAAAAGATcattggagagagagaagtgaaggAACAGAATGCAACCAAAGATGTCAAATTACAACAAGCAGAAAAAGGTCGAGACAAAACGGGCATTTTGAGACCAGCAGAGGCCGCGGTCACTAAAAGCACAACGGTAAAAACAGCTCAAGACCAAGGACATGTGACAAAGGAACAGAATGCAGCCAAACTTGTGCCTAAAGctgaaaatgaacaaactaGAGCGGCCATTTTGGGTCAGGCAAAGAGGGTAGTTTCTCCAGCACAGACTGTTAAAAAGATTGAAGAACTGGTACCAATTGTAACTAAAGAAGaactgaaatataaacaaacagaaccAGAAGTGTCAAAATTACAAACTCAGAAGGCAGCCATTTTAGGACAACCTGAGAGGATTGTCACAAAAGCACCGCTGCTTAAAACGATTGTTGGACAAGGGCAAGTGATGAAGTTACAGAAGGCAAACCAAGTAAATCTGCAGAAACCACTAATTCAACAAGAAAGAGTGACGTCAggacaaactgaaaaagtgcAAACTAAGGCGGCCATTTTAGAGCAGGCAGGGAACATAGTAGCTCAAACAACGACGGTTAAAAAGGTAGGACAAGAACAACTGGTGAGAGAACACGATGCAACCAAACTGAATTTGAAAAAAGATCAAATTCAACAAGGAAAAACTGTGACTTTACAACAAACTGAATCAGTCCAAACAAAGGTGTCCTTTTTAGGACAGGCTGGGAAAGTAGTTAAACCACCAATGGTTAAAAAGCTGACAGGACAAGAACAACTGGTGAAGGACCAGAATGCAACTAAACTTGTGACTAAAGCTGTAAATGAACAAATTCAACAAGAAAAAATGAAACTACAACAGCCAAAGGAGGATATTTTAGGACAAGCAAAGAAAGTAGTCACTCCAGGACAGATGGTGAAATCACAAATGGATGAGGAACGTCTTGTAAAAGATACTTCagctgaaaccaggactagggcTGAAGCAAAACAAGCAACGCCAGACATTTGGGGCCAGGCAGGTAGAGTAGTCAATAAAGAACAAGAGATTAAAAAGATTTTAGCAAAGGAGCCAGTGGTTAGAGCTGAAACTATACCGATGAAGCCGGCCATTTTGGGTCAGGCAGGTCGTGTAGTTGCTCAACGTGTGTCTGAACAGCAGAAACAGGCTGCAGCTGCCACAGGGGCTAGGCCTGAAGCAAAACAAGCAACTTCAGCCATTTTGGGTCAGGCAGGTAGAGTAGTTGCTAAAGAACAAGAGGTTAAAAAGTTCGTAGCAAAGGAACCAGTGGTTAGAGCTGAAACTATACCGATGAAGCCGGCCATTTTGGGTCAGGCAGGTGGTGTAGTTGCTCAACGTGTGTCTGAACAGCAGAAACAGGCTGCAGCTGCCACAGGGGCTAGGCCTGAAGCAAAACAAGCAACTTCAGCCATTTTGGGTCAGGCAGGTAGAGTAGTTGCTAAAGAACAAGAGGTTAAAAAGTTCGTAGCAAAGGAACCAGTGGTTAGAGCTGAAACTATACCGATGAAGCCGGCCATTTTGGGTCAGGCAGGTGGTGTAGTTGCTCAACGTGTGTCTGAACAGCAGAAACAGGCTGCAGCTGCCACGGGGGCTAGGCCTGAAGCAAAACAAGCAACTTCAGCCATTTTGGGTCAGGCAGGTAGAGTAGTTGCTAAAGAACAAGAGGTTAAAATGTTCGTAGCAAAGGAGCCAGTGGTTCGAGCTGAAATTAAACCAatgaagtcggccattttgggtcAGGCAGGTGGTGTAGTCGCTAAAGAACAAGAGGTTAAAAAGATCGTAGGAAAGGAGCCAGTGGTTAGTGCTGAAACAATACCAatgaagtcggccattttgggtcAGGCAGGTGGTGTAGCTGCTCAACGTGTGTCTGAACAGCAGAAACAGGCTGCAGCTGACATGGGGACTAGACCTGAAGCAAAACAAGCAACTTCAGCCATTTTGGGTCAGGCAGGTAGAGTAGTCACTAAAGGAGAAGAGATTAAAAAGATCGTAGGAAAGGAGCCAGTGGTTGGAGCTGGAACTAAACCAATGAAGTTGGCCATTTTGGGGCAAGCAGGTGGAGTAGTTGCTAAAGGAGTGTCTGAACAGCAGAAACAGGCTGCAGCTGACACGGGGACTAAGGCTGAAGTAAAACAAGCAACTTCAGCCATTTTGGGTCCGGCAGGGAGAGTAGTTGCTGATTTAGAGGCTAAAAAGATTGTAGCAAAGGAGCCATTGGTTAGAGCTGAAACGATACCAAAGAAGTCAGCCATTTTGGGTCAGGCAGGTGGTGTAGTTGCACAACGTGTTTCTGAACAGCCGAAACAGGCTGCAGCTGCCACGGGGGCTAGGCCTGAAGCAAAACAAGCAACTTCAGCCATTTTGGGTCAGGCAGGTAGAGTAGTCGCTAAAGAACAAGAGGTTAAAAAGTTCATAGCAAAGGAGCCAGTGGTTAGAGCTGAAATTAAATCAatgaagtcggccattttgggtcAGGCAGGTAGAGTAGTCGCTAAAGGGATGTCTGAACAGCAGAATGTTGATAAAATTGCTAAAACAAAGGCAGAGCAAGAGTCACTGATAAAATTACAAAGCGTAAAGGAGCAAACAAAGATGGACGCTTTGAAACTGGCTCCAAAAGATAACGTTAAAAAACAAATGGTTGAAACGATCGTAGAATCACAACAAGCAGTGAAATCACAACAACCTGACAAAGGCCAACCGAAGGCAGACATTTTGAAACAGGCTCAAAAAGAAGTCACTAAAGCACAACCGGTTAAAATGATTGTAGGACAAGAGATAAATCAGAAAGTACAAGTAATTAATAATAAACCACAGAAAGAAATGACTAAAGAATTTACTACATATAAGGAGAGAGATGCTAAAGTAGGAGCCACAATAACAACCATAGGAGAGACACAAGTggtgaaagaaagagaacaaATTAAGGCAGGCATATTGGGACTTGCTAAGAAAGAAGCCTCTAAAGAACAACCAAGTAAAACTATTGTAGGAGTTAGAACAGTGATGGTACAAGAGAAACCAAATTCAACAAAACTCCTgagtaaaac